In Prevotella sp. HUN102, the genomic window CCGGACAGTTCAGGGACACCCTGTGGATAAAGATACTGAGAAAGAATCTCGACGACGGGCAGACGTACCGGCTCACGCTGAGAATCAGCCCACAGTCGCAGCTCAAGGCAGCCCTTCCCGCCCAGAGTGTGGTGAGCATTCAGTTCGACAACAGGCTGGATATGCCCACGTGGTGGCCTGCGGTGGCCTATTGGTTGGGCGAGTACAACATACGCAAGTATCAGAAGTTCATAGAGCTGAACGGCAGTCCTGTAACGGCCGAACAGATGGAAGAGAGAAAATACGAATATCTGCGCATCTTCCGAAAAGTGAAGGAATACTTCGAGGCACATCCCGAGGAGGGAGTTGTCTTCCCGAACGTGCATTGGGAGGTATAGCCCGTGCATCGGATGCGATGAATTTGCCAACTGCTGAAAAATGATATAAAACTCAAATGATATGTGTTTCATAAGTGATTGATAATCAGGTTTTAAAACCTTGCGTTTCAAACGTGCGAAGATTGCACTCCATTCTTCGCACGTTTACATCGCATTCTTGCGAAGAATGGAATGCAATCTTCGGTTACTTGCAATTCGCATTTCTGTCAGCCTGAAAATGAGCATTGAGAGACTGAATCTGAACGATGCAGTTGAGTGGGGGAAATCAGGGAAGAAAGTGCGGTGAAGCAAGCAGCGGCAGATGGGATTTATTCACTTGATAAAGAAAACGACAGGAATTTTAGACAAGATAATTAAAACTATAAACTAATGAAAATTCAAAAACTGGGGCACTTGTGCCTGCTTTTATTCTGCTGCCTGATGGCAGCCTGTTCCGACAGCAACGACGAACCGACAAAGAAGGGAGAAGAACCGAAACCGTTGTCCAAGGAGATTAAGATAACCGGAATTGAGGAAGCGTACAGCGTAAAACTGGGAAACAAGCTGATGATTGCGCCGAAGATTGAGAATCCTTCCAATCTGAAGCTCACCTATGAGTGGGGAATCAATTACAGCAAGGTGGGCGATGCGGCATCGCTCAACTATGAATGCACCACACCCGGCAAGTATTCGGGCTACGTGAAGGTGCAGACGGAAGAGGGAACGGCGCAGATAAAAGAGTTTCTGCTCTACGTCTACTCGGACTACGACCAAGGACTGCTGCTCTATACCGAGACCGACGGACAGGCACGACTGGGCTACAAGTCGCTCAACGAGCTTGAGATACCTGCCGTGGCCGATGTTTTCGCCGAGAACAATCCCGGATTGCAGTTGGGAAAAGAGCCGTTGGCACTTGCGTGGACGGGAGAGGGGAAGACCAACCTCGTAACCTTCGACGACAATGAGGGCACGGAGGTAGTGCTGGCAAGTGGAAACCCACAGAAGGTTTACCTCCTTGACGCAACAACGATGAAAGTGAAGACGGAAGTTGCCTACAACGGCGAGGGCACGTTTGCGCCAAACGTGGCGTATGCACCCTACGGCAGCCAGAACTTCCTGTGGAACAAGGACCATCAGGTGGTTTATTTCGTGGGTGGAGGCCGCGACTATCTTATGACGGCCGAGCATCAGTTCATCGTCGGTAAGCGCAGACACCAGATACCGTCTTACGCCAAGATAGCCGATATGAACTGTACGCTCATTACCAATCCTATGGATATGGTGCGCGTTTACTTCGACACGGCCACCCACCACCTTATATATATAGGAGGCATCCGTGGTATGGTGGAAAGCAAGATTGCGTGCAACGTTTCCCCGATGGCACTTCTTGCCTGCAGCGGACACTATGCCGATGCCAATGCCGACCACCGCTATGAGCCGGGTCAGTTGCTTTTCGTGGGGCACAACGGCGGCAATGTTAGTATCTATCACTTTGCGCCGGCGGCAAACAAGGCCGAGGAAGTGCTCATCAGCGAAACTTCGGCAAGCGGACACATTGCTTCCACCGACGCCCTCGGCGTGAATCCCATCAAGCCGTTCCTCTATTATGGAAACAAGAAAGGCGAGATATTCATCTACAACTACGAGGGCAGGAATTTTTCCGACAAGGCTTACGCAAGTCTCGGCGAGGAATACGATATCAGGAAGATAGTATTCAATCCCTATAATCCCTCGCAGATGTACGTAGCCGCGCAGAATACGAAGGCTGCGGCCAATGAGTCGGCCACGATTTTCGTGCTCGACGTGAGCAGCAACGCCACGGCAAAGGTATTGTACACAGGAAGCAAACTCGGCGGAACCATCCGCAACCTTATCTACAAAGGCAACGGCAAGGAAATGCAGCCGAGAAAGTAATGAGAAATCTATATTCTTAACAACTAAATTTAAAAACATAAACAGATGAGAAAATTTACATTTATCGTAGCCTTGGCACTCGCGCTGAGCGCAAATGCCAATATGGTTCACGGAAGCATTATGTCTGTTGAGCATTTTGCTCCTGCAAACACCCCGACACCGATTCCCTATGGCGTGGTAATCAAGGACGGCGTGATTCTTTCGTGGCCTGCCGAACTGATTCCGAGTGACGGAATCATCGTGCTCGACGAGAACATTAAGGGAATTGGGGCGAAAGCCTTTTCCGAAACCCCGCTGAAGAGCATCATTCTGCCGAAATCTCTGAAGACGATTGAGCCCAATGCGTTCGCCTACTGCAATCTCCTGCAGGGCATCGTGATACCCGAAGGAGTGGAGAAACTGGGCGAAAGCGCATTCTATTAGTGCCACGGAATGCAGACCGTATCTATTCCGAGCACCATAAAGACGATGGCACCGAACGCATTCACTATGTGCGACAAGCTCGAGAAGGTGCTCATAGCGGAAGGATGCACGGTAATCGGCGAGAGCGCATTCTATGGCTGCAATGCCTTGACAGAGATTAAACTGCCTGTTTCGCTGACAACAATCGGCGACAATGCCTTCGCAAAGTGTGGAATGTTGCGTGAGATAGCAGTCCCCGGTGGTGTAAGGGCTGTTCTTGCCACCACGTTTGCCGACTGCTCCTCGCTCGAGAAAGTCCAGTTCACCGGAGGCTTGGAGAGCATTGGGCGTTATGCGTTCAAGAACTGCACATCGCTGAAGACGGTTTCATTGCCCGAAAATCTCACGACGCTCGGCGATCTGGCTTTCCAAGGCTGTGCCGCGCTGGAGAATATTGCGATGCCTAAGACGCTTTCGGAAATCGGAAGCTCTCTGTTTCAGGACTGCATTGCGCTCAAGAGCGTAGTGATTCCCGAGGGAGTGAAGACCATTCACGTGAGCGCGTTCAAGGGTTGCAAGGCTCTTGAGGCGATTACGCTCCCCGAAGGCGTGAAGGAAATAAAGCATTCGGCCTTTCTTAATTGCATTTCCCTTCAGACAATCGAACTGCCTTCTACGCTCGAACAGATTGCGCTGAACGCTTTCACAGGTTGCGGCGCAATAGAGAAGGTGAGCTGCAAGTCGGTAGTTCCTCCATCAGTACACAAGAGCAGCTTCAACAAGACACCAGGAACGAAGAAACTCTTTGTGCCGGCTAAGGCCATTGAAGACTATAAGGAGGCGTGGAAGGATTTCAACTTCGCAGTAATTGAGCCTATCAAGGAGGAAACTCCGGAGAATCCCGGCACGGAAATGCCCAATGAAGGCAATGTAGCTGTCTACGATTTCGATGCCAATCCTTGGAAACTGGCGACCTCGACCGTGGGCGACGATCCTGAAGTTGGGCGCATTCTCGACGGCGAAGTGCTTGAAGTGAACGGCGTGGAACTCACTTTCAAAAAGATAAACAATAAGTATTGGAACCGAATTATGGACGGAACGCTGAAGGCTTACAAGCAAAACACTATGACTTTCACGGCTCCTGCCAAGATGGTAATTACTAAAATAGAGTTTGCCAACAAGCCTTACCACTGCGATCTGAAGGAAGTGAGCCAGACGGGCGGCACTTATGGCTGTGCAAATGAGGAAGCAGACAAGCCATACGTTTGGACAGGACGTGCGAGCGTGGTAACCTTTGGTGCGGAATTGACTTCCATCATCTACAAGATTACCGTAACCGTAGAGAGTGAAGTGGCAAATGCCATTCAGACTATCGGACAAAAGCGTGCCGAGAACGGCAAGGTCTACAATCTTCAGGGCGTTGCAGTCGGCACGGAAAGCACAATTTCAAGCCTTCCTTCGGGCATCTATATCCTCAACGGAAAGAAGTTTGTAAAGTAAGAGTATAATATCAGGTAAGTTTGTTTGGGTGGTTCGATGAGCCATCTGAACAAACTTTTTTATTTTTCAGGCATCAAAATAACGACAAATTGTATAAGAAACTAAAACCATTTATGGGAAGAAACATTGCATTATTCTTCCTCTTTTTCCTTTCTGTATGCACGTTCGGGCAGCAGGTATCCCCCGACGAGGCACGCCAGAGGGCATACAGGTTCCTCAATTCCGGCACTTCCGTCAGTCGCGCACCGGCAAAACGACCTTTGAAACTCGCACTTGCCGAAGCATCTGCCTATTATGTGTTCAACATCGGCGGCGATAACGGATTCGTAATCGTGTCGGGCGAGGAGAGAACGGAGGACATTCTGGGCTACACCACCTCGGGAACGTTCGACAAAACGAATACTCCCGACAACCTGAAATGGTGGCTTGAGTGCTATGAAGAGCAGATAAGACAAATTCAGCGTACCTCTTCGGCCCATCAGTCCACGCCCTCTGCGGCACCGGGAGAAAGGATTGAACCGCTCGTAAAGACAGAATGGGACCAAGGGCATCCCTATAATATAAGGTGTCCGAGGGTAAAAAACGCATCAACCTACACCGGATGCGTGGCAACGGCGATGGCACAGTTGCTGAACTACCACCGATGGCCCAGCGGGCAGACCTCGATTATCCCCCGATACACCACTTCCAAGCACAGAATAACGATGGAGGAACTGCCCGAAACATCGTTCAACTGGCAGCTTATGAAGCAGCAATACAAGGAGGGAGAAACGGGAAAGAGTGCCGAAGAGGTGGCTAAGCTGATGCTGTATTGCGGTCAGGCCGTGCAGATGGACTATGGCATTGACGGTTCGGGGGCATACGTTGTTGAAGAAGCCTTTGTAAGATACTTCGGATTCGGCGCGGGCGTGAGCGAGGAACGCCGTGAGGACTATCTGAAAGACGAATGGGAAGCACTCATCTACAACGAACTGAAAGAGCGTCGCCCCGTACTTTTCACGGGAGGAAAGCTGTCAGGCTCGCACGCTTTCGTGTGCGACGGCTATGACGGCAACGGCAAATTCCACATCAACTGGGGATGGGGAGGCAACGGCGACGGCTTCTTCGCACTCTCAATACTGAATCCTTCGGTGAAAGGTGCGGGAGGAATAGAGGGTTCCGATGGCTACACGCTCTCGCAGACTGCCCTCATCGGACTGCAAACCACTCCTTCCGAGCCGAAAGCCATCGAGAGTTTGCTGAAGATAAGAAAGACAGACGTGTATCAGAAAGACTATCCCCGCGACAGAACGGAGGGAAGTTTCAAGGTTCGAGACCTTGGTTGCGAGCTGCTGAATCCGGGAACATTGATGAAGAGTTTCGAGTTTGCGTGGGCATTCTGCAAGGAAGACGGCACGCAGATAAAGACGTTCGGGCAGAAACCGTTCACGAATCTGCGCCCCGACTATATTGTGGCAGCCGAGGCTGATGCCGAAATCGGCAAGGAAATAGCCGAGGGCAAATACAAATTCATCGCCGTATGCCGCGAACAGGGCAAGACGGAATGGAAGCCCTGCATCGATTCCGACCTGTATTACTTCGGTGTTGAGATAACCAAAAACCGACTGAAGCTCACGCCCCACAACGACAACGGCACGGCAATGAAGGTGCATTCGGTAGCGTTCAGCAGTCCGATGTCGGAAAATCTGCCGGTAGAAGTGAAGCTGAATGTAGAAAACCGTGGCAAGACGAAGAATCCGACGGTTTACCTTTTCGTCGATTTCTGGCTCTATACTGCCGTTGCAAGCAATGTAGACCCCAATACAACGGGAGAAGTGGTAATGCACTTTACGCCCTCTTCGAGTGGCACTCACAGCATAAAGATCTGTCAGGACGAAAAGGGAAAGGTGGTGCTGCATCAGGAAAATATTGTGGTTGGCGAGGGAAATGCTGCCAACCTGATGGTAAAGCCCAAGGTAACCAACGCCGATGAGGCCACGAAAAAGCTCAGCGGCAACACCTTCAAGTGCCACGCAAGCATAGCCAACCTTACCCGTAAGGACTACAAGGACGACTTCTCCTGCATTCTCTACAAGCGGGTGGGCGACTACGGCGTGCCGGTGGACAAGAAAACGGTGCAGTTGGAACTCTCTGCAAGCAAGGCAGTAGGGCTCGACTTTGAATTTTTCGACCTTGAACCGGGCGAGGAATACTTTGCCGGTTTCACTTATATGTCGCGAAATCTGGAAACCGAAGCCGATGTTTCCGACATCTATCAGGTTCCGACGACTGATGGCATAACAGCAATAACCGGTAATGATGCCGATGTGTCCGTTGCCGTTTACAGTCTTCAGGGCGTGCTGCTCGATAGCGTGAAGCGCACTTCCGTTTCCCAATATCTGCGTTCGCTGCCCCGCGGCATTTATATTGTCGATGGCAAGAAAGTCATCAACCCTTGAAACTGACCAGTAAGCAAGTCCACGAAAAACAAATGAACAGGAGAGGGATGCCACTGCTTCTTTCTCCTGTTTCTTTTTCCCTATCGTTCTTGAATGTGTTGTAAGTTATTGATAATCAACTGTCAAAAACTCTGTTTCCATTCTTGCGAAGAACGCATTCCATTCTTCGCAAAAACATCGTGCAATCTTCGCAAGATTGCACGGCGTTCTTCGCACAAATGGAAAAGAAGGAGATGGGAAATGGGGAACGGGAGATGGGAAATGTGAGATGGAAAATGGGAGATGGGAAATGGAAAATGGGAAATGTGCCCCCCCTTTGTTATTCGAGCTGTTGTCTTAACTCCTTTTAACTCCTTTGACTCCTTTGACTCCTTTAACTCTCTTAACTCCCTTAACTCCCTTTGACTCCTTTAACTCCTAAAAATTTAACTCCTGAAAAAGGAAAATGTGAAATGTAAAATGTGAAAACCCTTGCAGTTCGAGCTATTTTTTCTTACCTTTGCAGCCATAAAGAATTATTAATTAAACATTTAAGCAGAAAGATATGAAAGCATTTGTATTTCCGGGACAGGGATCTCAGTTCGTGGGTATGGGTAAGGACCTCTACGAGAACAACCCATTGGCAAAGGAACTTTTCGATAAGGCAGACGAGATTCTCGGCTTCAAGATAACTGAAATTATGTTTACAGGCACCGACGAGCAGTTGAAGGAAACCAAGGTTACGCAGCCGGCGGTATTCCTTCACAGCGTGATTTCGGCTCTCTGCCTCGGCGACGATTTCAAGCCTGCAATGGTGGCAGGCCACTCATTGGGCGAGTTCTCGGCTCTGGTGTGTGCCGGTGCGCTGACTTTCGAGGACGGACTGAAGCTGGTGGCTGCACGTGCGAATGCAATGCAGAAGGCTTGCGAGCAGAATCCGGGTACGATGGCTGCCATCATCGGTTTGGCAGACGAGAAGGTAGTGGAGATTTGCGCTCAGGTGGCAGACGGCGGCAAGGTTGTCGTGGCTGCAAACTTCAACTGTCCGGGTCAGTTGGTCATCTCCGGTTCGACGGAGGGAATCAATGAGGCTTGCGAACTCATCAAGGCAGCAGGTGCAAAGCGCGCATTGCCGCTGAAGGTGGGCGGTGCTTTCCATTCTCCGCTGATGCAGCCGGCCAAGGACGAACTTCAGGCAGCGATAGAGGCTACCACGGTAAACGCCCCGAAGTGTCCTGTCTATCAGAATGTGGACGCAAAGCCGCATACCGATGCAGCCGAAATCAAGGAAAACCTCATCGCTCAGCTTACGTCAAGCGTTCGCTGGACGGAGAGTGTTCAGAATATGATTGCCGACGGTGCTGCGGAATTTGTTGAATGTGGACCGGGCACTGCATTGCAGGGAATGATCGGACGTATCGACAAGGGCGTGAATGCGCACGGCGTATAAGGGATATTAGACAGTTTACGAGTGAACAAGTAGACGAGTCTCCTTGTCCACTCGTCCCCCTTGTTCTCTTGTTTCCTGCTAAACTCGTCCTCTTTAAAATACAAAACCTCCTGAATGAAACTGATTATCTACCAAGTCTTCACCCGAACTTTCGGCAACAAGAACCTTACCCGCAAGGTAAACGGCACGCTGAAGGAAAACGGAGTGGGGAAGATGAATGACTTCGACACCAAGACCTTGAAGCAGATTAAGGCACTTGGTGCGAACTGTATATGGTACACGGGCGTTATCCGACACGCCACAACCACCGATTATTCGGCTTTTGGCATTCCCTGTCAGACGCCGCGGGTGGTTAAGGGTAGGGCTGGTTCGCCTTATGCCATTACCGATTACTACGACATCGACCCCGATATAGCCGAGGATGTGCCCAACAGAATGGGCGAGTTTGAGGCATTGATACGGCGCACGCACGAGAATGGAATGAAGGTGATAATGGACTTCGTTCCCAATCACGTGGCACGCGAATACAAAAGCATAGCAAAGCCCGAAGGCGTGCGCGACCTTGGCGAGGACGACGACACGGCGAAACACTTCGATGCTGCCAACAACTTTTACTATTGTCCGAACGAACGGCTCGATCTGTCGAACGTTTCATTGCCGGAAGATGCGGAATCGCCTGATTACGACGAGTTTCCCGCAAAGTGTACGGGCAACGACCGTTTCGATTCCCACCCACAGCAGAACGACTGGTATGAGACTGTGAAGCTGAACTACGGCGTGGATTACTGCGATTTCGGAGGACGGAGCCATCACTTCGACCCTATTCCTTCCACGTGGCTGAAGATGACCGACATTCTCATCTACTGGGCGGCGAAAGGCATCGACGGATTCCGGTGCGATATGGCAGAGATGGTGCCGCACGAATTTTGGCGATATGCCACCTCGAAACTCAAGGAAATGTATCCCGAACTGATGTTCATCGGCGAGGTTTACGACCCCAATCAATACCGAACTTATGTGGCATCGGGCTTCGACTATCTATATGATAAGGTGGGAATGTACGACTGCGTGCGTGATGTGATGTGTGGTTCCCGTCCGGCGAATGCCATCACGCACGAGTGGCAGGCCACGGACGACATCCGCGACAATATGCTCTACTTCCTTGAGAACCACGACGAGCAGCGCATCGCCTCCGATTTCTTCTGCGGCAGTGCTTTGAAGGGCATCCCCGGAATGATAGTTTCAGCCTTGTTGCAGACCAATCCCGTGATGATCTATGCCGGACAGGAGTTCGGCGAACGGGGAATGGACGCGGAAGGATTCTCGGGCAGAGACGGACGCTCCACTATTTTCGACTATTGGAGCACCGATGCCGTCTTCAAAGGATTCTATGCACGCCGAAATCTAACGAAAGAAGAGTTGCAGATAGAAAATGCCTACAAGAAGATTCTCAATATCTGCAATGCCGAAAAGGCTGCAAGAGAGGGGCTTACGTTCGATTTGATGTATGCAAATGGCGATGGTACGCACTTCAATCCCCACAGGCAGTTTGCATTCTTGCGCAAGGCCGACGACGAGGTGCTACTGATTGTGGCAAATTTCGATGAGAATGAGACACGCGTGGACGTAAGGATTCCGGTTCACGCCTACGATTTTCTGCAACTTCCGGAGGGAGAAGTGGAGATGACCGACCTGCTTTCGGGCGACAAACTCGTTGCCGTGCTTCACAGAGACGGCACGGTAAGCGTGCAGACGGACGGTCTGAACGGACGAATCTATAAATTCAGTTGTTAAATGGACAGTTCAGAATACATATTGAATGCGCACAACAAGGAGGAATTTCCCCCTGCCCATACTGCCGAACATCTGCTCAACCAGTTGATGTTCCGAATGTTCGGTGCTGAAAGAAGCCGGAATGCGCACATAGAGCGCAAGAAGAGCAAGATGACCTTCACGCTCGACCACAAGCCCGACCGAAAGGAGGAGAAGGCGATTGAGACGGAAATGAACAGACTGATTGAGGAAGACCTGCCCGTAACCTCTGAAATGGTGGACCGCGACCATATTCCCGACGGCGTGAGCCTTGAGAAACTGCCCGAAGGTGCGTCGGAAATGATACAGCTCGTGCGCATCGGCGACTACGACGTGTGCCCCTGCATCGGCAGGCACGTGCGTTCAACGGCACAGATAGGGCGTTTTGAACTCTTGGGAACGAATTGGGACGAGCACGCCAAGTCGTTTCGGGTGAGGTTCAAGGTAATTCCGTAGGCGGGGTATAATGACGTTGATGACGATGATAACGAAAGACAGCATAGAATCGACGCACGCATTTCTGCATCAGAAGTATCGTGTCTACGAATTTTCCAACAGCGAAACGCAGCGCGACGACATAGAGTATGCCATCTCCTCATACGTGGAGATAATGAATCAGGAACTCTATGCGCAGTTGGCGAAGGGGCGGAAAGAGTTTCTGCTCGACCATCTCACTTTTGCCCGCGATATGCAGGAAGCAATAGCAGAACTGGAAAAACAAATGTAGCGAATGGATTTCAACACAACACACGACGACACCCGGAGAGCCGAACTCATACGCACCATAGAGCATTCCGTGGAGCAGTTGTCGCTGCCCGAGCTCGAGGCGTTGTACTACGACTTGGTGGCGAAGG contains:
- the fabD gene encoding ACP S-malonyltransferase; translation: MKAFVFPGQGSQFVGMGKDLYENNPLAKELFDKADEILGFKITEIMFTGTDEQLKETKVTQPAVFLHSVISALCLGDDFKPAMVAGHSLGEFSALVCAGALTFEDGLKLVAARANAMQKACEQNPGTMAAIIGLADEKVVEICAQVADGGKVVVAANFNCPGQLVISGSTEGINEACELIKAAGAKRALPLKVGGAFHSPLMQPAKDELQAAIEATTVNAPKCPVYQNVDAKPHTDAAEIKENLIAQLTSSVRWTESVQNMIADGAAEFVECGPGTALQGMIGRIDKGVNAHGV
- a CDS encoding thiol protease/hemagglutinin PrtT: MGRNIALFFLFFLSVCTFGQQVSPDEARQRAYRFLNSGTSVSRAPAKRPLKLALAEASAYYVFNIGGDNGFVIVSGEERTEDILGYTTSGTFDKTNTPDNLKWWLECYEEQIRQIQRTSSAHQSTPSAAPGERIEPLVKTEWDQGHPYNIRCPRVKNASTYTGCVATAMAQLLNYHRWPSGQTSIIPRYTTSKHRITMEELPETSFNWQLMKQQYKEGETGKSAEEVAKLMLYCGQAVQMDYGIDGSGAYVVEEAFVRYFGFGAGVSEERREDYLKDEWEALIYNELKERRPVLFTGGKLSGSHAFVCDGYDGNGKFHINWGWGGNGDGFFALSILNPSVKGAGGIEGSDGYTLSQTALIGLQTTPSEPKAIESLLKIRKTDVYQKDYPRDRTEGSFKVRDLGCELLNPGTLMKSFEFAWAFCKEDGTQIKTFGQKPFTNLRPDYIVAAEADAEIGKEIAEGKYKFIAVCREQGKTEWKPCIDSDLYYFGVEITKNRLKLTPHNDNGTAMKVHSVAFSSPMSENLPVEVKLNVENRGKTKNPTVYLFVDFWLYTAVASNVDPNTTGEVVMHFTPSSSGTHSIKICQDEKGKVVLHQENIVVGEGNAANLMVKPKVTNADEATKKLSGNTFKCHASIANLTRKDYKDDFSCILYKRVGDYGVPVDKKTVQLELSASKAVGLDFEFFDLEPGEEYFAGFTYMSRNLETEADVSDIYQVPTTDGITAITGNDADVSVAVYSLQGVLLDSVKRTSVSQYLRSLPRGIYIVDGKKVINP
- a CDS encoding alpha-amylase family glycosyl hydrolase, with translation MKLIIYQVFTRTFGNKNLTRKVNGTLKENGVGKMNDFDTKTLKQIKALGANCIWYTGVIRHATTTDYSAFGIPCQTPRVVKGRAGSPYAITDYYDIDPDIAEDVPNRMGEFEALIRRTHENGMKVIMDFVPNHVAREYKSIAKPEGVRDLGEDDDTAKHFDAANNFYYCPNERLDLSNVSLPEDAESPDYDEFPAKCTGNDRFDSHPQQNDWYETVKLNYGVDYCDFGGRSHHFDPIPSTWLKMTDILIYWAAKGIDGFRCDMAEMVPHEFWRYATSKLKEMYPELMFIGEVYDPNQYRTYVASGFDYLYDKVGMYDCVRDVMCGSRPANAITHEWQATDDIRDNMLYFLENHDEQRIASDFFCGSALKGIPGMIVSALLQTNPVMIYAGQEFGERGMDAEGFSGRDGRSTIFDYWSTDAVFKGFYARRNLTKEELQIENAYKKILNICNAEKAAREGLTFDLMYANGDGTHFNPHRQFAFLRKADDEVLLIVANFDENETRVDVRIPVHAYDFLQLPEGEVEMTDLLSGDKLVAVLHRDGTVSVQTDGLNGRIYKFSC
- a CDS encoding leucine-rich repeat domain-containing protein; the protein is MQTVSIPSTIKTMAPNAFTMCDKLEKVLIAEGCTVIGESAFYGCNALTEIKLPVSLTTIGDNAFAKCGMLREIAVPGGVRAVLATTFADCSSLEKVQFTGGLESIGRYAFKNCTSLKTVSLPENLTTLGDLAFQGCAALENIAMPKTLSEIGSSLFQDCIALKSVVIPEGVKTIHVSAFKGCKALEAITLPEGVKEIKHSAFLNCISLQTIELPSTLEQIALNAFTGCGAIEKVSCKSVVPPSVHKSSFNKTPGTKKLFVPAKAIEDYKEAWKDFNFAVIEPIKEETPENPGTEMPNEGNVAVYDFDANPWKLATSTVGDDPEVGRILDGEVLEVNGVELTFKKINNKYWNRIMDGTLKAYKQNTMTFTAPAKMVITKIEFANKPYHCDLKEVSQTGGTYGCANEEADKPYVWTGRASVVTFGAELTSIIYKITVTVESEVANAIQTIGQKRAENGKVYNLQGVAVGTESTISSLPSGIYILNGKKFVK
- a CDS encoding DUF4843 domain-containing protein, translating into MKHRPLFSVLSLLVCIGFTACNQADSFEYEGETGICFDAKTYQMRCGSLPYSVEEPTFALPLSLIGHGSGTDRGYTLSVVDSLTTAKEGTHYAPFAAERTLKAGQFRDTLWIKILRKNLDDGQTYRLTLRISPQSQLKAALPAQSVVSIQFDNRLDMPTWWPAVAYWLGEYNIRKYQKFIELNGSPVTAEQMEERKYEYLRIFRKVKEYFEAHPEEGVVFPNVHWEV
- a CDS encoding PKD-like domain-containing protein, coding for MKIQKLGHLCLLLFCCLMAACSDSNDEPTKKGEEPKPLSKEIKITGIEEAYSVKLGNKLMIAPKIENPSNLKLTYEWGINYSKVGDAASLNYECTTPGKYSGYVKVQTEEGTAQIKEFLLYVYSDYDQGLLLYTETDGQARLGYKSLNELEIPAVADVFAENNPGLQLGKEPLALAWTGEGKTNLVTFDDNEGTEVVLASGNPQKVYLLDATTMKVKTEVAYNGEGTFAPNVAYAPYGSQNFLWNKDHQVVYFVGGGRDYLMTAEHQFIVGKRRHQIPSYAKIADMNCTLITNPMDMVRVYFDTATHHLIYIGGIRGMVESKIACNVSPMALLACSGHYADANADHRYEPGQLLFVGHNGGNVSIYHFAPAANKAEEVLISETSASGHIASTDALGVNPIKPFLYYGNKKGEIFIYNYEGRNFSDKAYASLGEEYDIRKIVFNPYNPSQMYVAAQNTKAAANESATIFVLDVSSNATAKVLYTGSKLGGTIRNLIYKGNGKEMQPRK
- a CDS encoding leucine-rich repeat domain-containing protein, which gives rise to MRKFTFIVALALALSANANMVHGSIMSVEHFAPANTPTPIPYGVVIKDGVILSWPAELIPSDGIIVLDENIKGIGAKAFSETPLKSIILPKSLKTIEPNAFAYCNLLQGIVIPEGVEKLGESAFY